From the Glutamicibacter halophytocola genome, the window TGGATTTCCAAGACGATCATCGTGCCGAGCGTAACGAGGGAACCTGCAGCCATGGAGGCTGTAGCGCCAACACCGTTGCCGCGCTTCCACAGCAGGCCACCGATAATGGCCACCAGCAAGCCGCCCACCAGAATGTCGTAGGCGATGGTCAGTGCTGCAACCACGTCGTCCACCAGGATTGCCAGGGCCACGGTGACCAGTCCCAGCACCATCACCCAGATGCGGTTGGCCCGGACATCGTGCTCGGGGTTCTCATTCGAGTTGACCTGGATCTGCTTGCCGAACCAGCTGGCAACAAATGGGGTCACGTCAGTACGGGCAACTGTCGCCGCGGCGATCAGCGCGCCGGAGGCGGTGGACATCATGGCGGCCACGGCTGCGGCCATCACCAGCCCGCCGACGGCAACTGGAAGCAGCTGTGTGGCGACTTCTGCGTAGACGACGTCCTTGTTGTCTGCAGCCCCTGCGATCTCTGGCAATGCGACCTTCGCGGCCATGCCGATCAATGCGCCGGCGGCGCCGTAGAAGACGCAGTAGATGCCGGCGGTCATGCCGCCCCAGCGGGCCACTTTTGGAGTCTTCGCGGTGAAGACGCGCTGCCAGATGTCCTGGCCGATGAGCAGGCCCAGGGTGTAGACCACAAAGTAGGTGATGATCGACTGCAGGCCCATGCCGTTGATGTCGAAGAACTCGGCGCCCACGCGCTCGCGGATGCCATCCAGGCCGCCGGCGGCGTTCAGCGAGAATGGCAGCATCAGTGCGAAGATGCCGATGGTCTTGATGATGAACTGGACCTGGTCTGCCAGGGTGATGGACCACATGCCACCGATGGTCGAATACACCACAACGATCGCGCCGCCAATGGCGATAGCAACCCACTTC encodes:
- a CDS encoding sodium:solute symporter, producing MEFINGAIVALYLAAMLAFGWWGKSRTKNSSDYLVAGRRLGPFLYTGTMAAVVLGGASTVGGVGLGYKHGISGMWLVVAIGAGVILLSLAFAPTLQKLKVFTVSQMLNLRYGSAAATNTSGIVMLAYTLMLCATSTSAYATIFVVLFGWEKWVAIAIGGAIVVVYSTIGGMWSITLADQVQFIIKTIGIFALMLPFSLNAAGGLDGIRERVGAEFFDINGMGLQSIITYFVVYTLGLLIGQDIWQRVFTAKTPKVARWGGMTAGIYCVFYGAAGALIGMAAKVALPEIAGAADNKDVVYAEVATQLLPVAVGGLVMAAAVAAMMSTASGALIAAATVARTDVTPFVASWFGKQIQVNSNENPEHDVRANRIWVMVLGLVTVALAILVDDVVAALTIAYDILVGGLLVAIIGGLLWKRGNGVGATASMAAGSLVTLGTMIVLEIQAENKFDGVYANEPIYFGLVASAVAFIVVSLLTKSTDRQVIEHWNLRVAGKIQDAPVNTAAQEPTL